From one Felis catus isolate Fca126 chromosome E2, F.catus_Fca126_mat1.0, whole genome shotgun sequence genomic stretch:
- the TNNI3 gene encoding troponin I, cardiac muscle (The RefSeq protein has 1 substitution compared to this genomic sequence) has translation MADNDDAAGCPPPAPAPVRRRSSANYRAYATEPHAKKKSKISASRKLQLKTLMLQIAKQELEREAEERRGEKGRALSTRCQPLELAGLGFAELQDLCRQLHARVDKVDEERYDVEAKVTKNITEIADLTQKIFDLRGKFKRPTLRRVRISADAMMQALLGTRAKESLDLRAHLKQVKKEDTEKENREVGDWRKNIDALSGMEGRKKKFEG, from the exons ATGGCGGACAA cGGCGATGCG GCGGGCTGCCCGCCTCCCGCGCCGGCCCCGGTCCGACGCCGGTCCTCCGCTAACTACCGTGCGTACGCCACGGAGCCGCACGCAAAG AAAAAGTCCAAGATTTCCGCCTCGAGGAAACTGCAGCTGAAG ACCCTGATGCTGCAGATCGCGAAGCAGGAGCTTGAGCGGGAGGCGGAGGAGCGGCGCGGAGAGAAGGGGCGCGCCCTGAGCACGCGGTGCCAGCCTCTGGAGTTGGCCGGGCTGGGCTTCGCGGAGCTGCAG GACTTGTGCCGACAACTCCACGCCCGCGTGGACAAAGTGGATGAAGAGAGATACGACGTGGAGGCAAAAGTCACCAAGAACATCACGGAG ATCGCAGATCTGACCCAGAAGATCTTTGACCTTCGGGGCAAGTTTAAGCGGCCCACCCTGCGGAGGGTGAGGATCTCTGCAGATGCCATGATGCAGGCACTGCTGGGCACTAGGGCTAAGGAGTCCTTAGACCTGCGGGCCCACCTCAAGCAGGTGAAGAAGGAGGACACAGAGAAG GAAAACCGGGAGGTGGGAGACTGGCGGAAAAACATCGACGCGCTGAGTGGCATGGAGGGCCGCAAGAAAAAGTTTGAGGGCTGA
- the TNNT1 gene encoding troponin T, slow skeletal muscle isoform X1: MSDTEEQEYEEEQPEEEAAEEEEEAAEEPEPVAEREEERPKPRPVVPPLIPPKIPEGERVDFDDIHRKRMEKDLLELQTLIDVHFEQRKKEEEELIALKERIERRRAERAEQQRFRTEKERERQAKLAEEKMRKEEEEAKKRAEDDAKKKKVLSNMGAHFGGYLVKAEQKRGKRQTGREMKLRILSERKKPLNIDHMGEDQLREKAQELSDWIHQLESEKFDLMAKLKQQKYEINVLYNRISHAQKFRKGAGKGRVGGRWK; encoded by the exons ATGTCTGACACCGAGGAGCAGGAATATGAGGA ggagcagCCCGAAG AGGAGGctgcggaggaggaggaggaag ccgCCGAGGAGCCGGAGCCGGTGGCAGAGCGAG AAGAGGAGCGGCCCAAACCAAG GCCTGTGGTCCCTCCGCTGATTCCCCCGAAGATCCCAGAAGGGGAACGTGTGGACTTCGAT GACATCCACCGGAAGCGCATGGAGAAGGATCTCCTGGAGCTGCAGACGCTCATTGACGTGCATTTTGAGCAgcggaagaaggaggaagaggagctcATAGCGCTGAAAGAGCGCATT gagCGGCGCCGGGCAGAGAGAGCTGAACAACAGCGCTTCAGAACCGAGAAGGAGCGCGAGCGTCAGGCTAAGCTGGCG GAGGAGAAAATgcggaaggaggaagaagaggccaAGAAGCGGGCTGAGGATGAtgccaaaaagaagaaagttctatCCAACATGGGAGCCCATTTTGGGGGTTACCTGGTCAAG GCAGAGCAAAAGCGTGGTAAGCGCCAGACAGGCCGGGAGATGAAACTACGCATCCTGTCTGAGCGTAAAAAGCCTCTGAACATCGACCACATGGGAGAAGACCAACTCCG gGAGAAGGCCCAGGAGCTGTCGGACTGGATCCACCAGCTGGAGTCCGAGAAGTTTGACCTTATGGCTAAGCTGAAGCAGCAGAAGTATGAG ATCAATGTGCTGTACAACCGCATCAGCCATGCCCAGAAGTT ccggaagggggcagggaagggccgCGTTGGAGGCCGCTGGAAGTGA
- the TNNT1 gene encoding troponin T, slow skeletal muscle isoform X2: MSDTEEQEYEEEQPEEEAAEEEEEEEERPKPRPVVPPLIPPKIPEGERVDFDDIHRKRMEKDLLELQTLIDVHFEQRKKEEEELIALKERIERRRAERAEQQRFRTEKERERQAKLAEEKMRKEEEEAKKRAEDDAKKKKVLSNMGAHFGGYLVKAEQKRGKRQTGREMKLRILSERKKPLNIDHMGEDQLREKAQELSDWIHQLESEKFDLMAKLKQQKYEINVLYNRISHAQKFRKGAGKGRVGGRWK, from the exons ATGTCTGACACCGAGGAGCAGGAATATGAGGA ggagcagCCCGAAG AGGAGGctgcggaggaggaggaggaag AAGAGGAGCGGCCCAAACCAAG GCCTGTGGTCCCTCCGCTGATTCCCCCGAAGATCCCAGAAGGGGAACGTGTGGACTTCGAT GACATCCACCGGAAGCGCATGGAGAAGGATCTCCTGGAGCTGCAGACGCTCATTGACGTGCATTTTGAGCAgcggaagaaggaggaagaggagctcATAGCGCTGAAAGAGCGCATT gagCGGCGCCGGGCAGAGAGAGCTGAACAACAGCGCTTCAGAACCGAGAAGGAGCGCGAGCGTCAGGCTAAGCTGGCG GAGGAGAAAATgcggaaggaggaagaagaggccaAGAAGCGGGCTGAGGATGAtgccaaaaagaagaaagttctatCCAACATGGGAGCCCATTTTGGGGGTTACCTGGTCAAG GCAGAGCAAAAGCGTGGTAAGCGCCAGACAGGCCGGGAGATGAAACTACGCATCCTGTCTGAGCGTAAAAAGCCTCTGAACATCGACCACATGGGAGAAGACCAACTCCG gGAGAAGGCCCAGGAGCTGTCGGACTGGATCCACCAGCTGGAGTCCGAGAAGTTTGACCTTATGGCTAAGCTGAAGCAGCAGAAGTATGAG ATCAATGTGCTGTACAACCGCATCAGCCATGCCCAGAAGTT ccggaagggggcagggaagggccgCGTTGGAGGCCGCTGGAAGTGA